The window CATCCGAAACGAGACGGGGGACGGACATGACGGCGTACCTGCTGGTGGGAGCGGCCATCGCGGCCGAGGTGACGGCGACACTGGCCCTGCGGGCCTCGCACGGACTGACCAGGCTCGCGCCCAGCGTGGTGGTCGCGATCGGCTACGTCGCCGCGTTCGTGCTGCTGGCCCAGGCGCTGAAGTCGTTGAACGTGGGCCCGGTGTACGCCGTCTGGTC of the Kitasatospora sp. NBC_01246 genome contains:
- a CDS encoding DMT family transporter; translation: MTAYLLVGAAIAAEVTATLALRASHGLTRLAPSVVVAIGYVAAFVLLAQALKSLNVGPVYAVWSGLGTVGALVGGAVVFGEPVKPASLIGAVLVVGGVAVMYLGGGLSHE